In the genome of Variibacter gotjawalensis, one region contains:
- a CDS encoding TIGR02300 family protein → MAKPGLGTKRLCPHCGAKFYDLEKDPIMCPKCGSEVEIVLPTSRGRPEPRKAAVAESEPADEATVPLEDADAEESTGKVAKAPTDDDDVEVEDDESEDDDTFLEDEEDGDDDVSDIIGGDIDKEDET, encoded by the coding sequence TTGGCAAAACCCGGGCTCGGAACGAAGCGGCTTTGCCCGCACTGCGGCGCGAAGTTCTACGACCTCGAAAAAGACCCCATCATGTGCCCCAAGTGCGGTTCGGAGGTCGAAATCGTGCTGCCGACCAGCCGTGGCCGGCCGGAGCCGCGCAAAGCAGCGGTCGCCGAATCGGAGCCGGCCGATGAGGCAACGGTGCCGCTCGAGGATGCGGACGCCGAGGAATCGACCGGAAAGGTCGCCAAGGCACCGACCGATGATGACGACGTAGAGGTCGAGGACGACGAGTCGGAAGACGACGACACCTTCCTGGAAGATGAGGAAGATGGCGACGACGATGTCAGCGACATCATCGGTGGCGACATCGACAAGGAAGACGAGACCTAA
- the aroA gene encoding 3-phosphoshikimate 1-carboxyvinyltransferase: MNAHSNPKPQQARRSSALKGRIRVPGDKSISHRALLFGALAVGETTVTGLLEGEDVIATSKAVQALGATVVRKGEGDWSVRGVGVGGFLQPKNTLDFGNAGTGVRLTMGAVAGCPIRVAFDGDASLRKRPMGRILDPLKQMGARAVEEASGTRLPLVIEGARDPIPITYRTPVASAQIKSAVLLAGLCAPGETTVIEDEASRDHTERLLTHFGAEVVSLPEGQHGRRITLIGQPELRPAPIVVPGDPSSAAFPIVAALLVPGSEVVLEGVMINPLRIGLITTLREMGADIETLDSRYEGGEDIADLRVRASTLKGVDVPAERAPSMIDEYLVLAVAAAFATGETRMRGLKELRVKESDRLAATADGLKANGVDCEIDGDDLIVRGNGRAAPGGGTVATHMDHRLAMSFLVLGLASEKPVTVDDSTFIATSFPAFTELMRGLGAELS; this comes from the coding sequence TTGAACGCTCATTCCAACCCGAAGCCGCAGCAGGCGCGCCGCAGCAGCGCCCTCAAGGGCCGCATTCGCGTCCCCGGCGACAAGTCGATCTCGCATCGTGCGCTGCTGTTCGGAGCGCTTGCGGTCGGCGAGACCACCGTCACCGGCCTGCTAGAAGGCGAAGACGTTATCGCGACCTCGAAAGCCGTCCAGGCCCTCGGCGCGACCGTGGTGCGCAAGGGCGAAGGTGACTGGTCGGTGCGCGGCGTCGGCGTCGGCGGCTTCCTGCAGCCGAAAAACACCCTCGACTTCGGCAATGCCGGCACCGGCGTGCGCCTCACCATGGGCGCGGTCGCTGGCTGCCCGATCCGCGTCGCATTCGATGGCGACGCGTCACTGCGCAAACGCCCAATGGGCCGCATTCTCGATCCGCTGAAGCAGATGGGCGCGCGCGCCGTCGAAGAAGCATCCGGAACACGCTTGCCGCTCGTAATCGAAGGCGCGCGCGATCCGATCCCGATCACCTATCGCACGCCGGTCGCCTCGGCGCAGATCAAATCAGCGGTTCTGCTTGCTGGCTTGTGCGCGCCGGGCGAGACCACCGTCATCGAGGACGAAGCGAGCCGCGACCATACCGAGCGCCTGCTCACCCACTTCGGCGCCGAAGTCGTCAGCCTGCCGGAAGGCCAACACGGACGCCGCATAACACTCATCGGCCAGCCTGAGCTGCGCCCGGCCCCGATCGTCGTGCCGGGCGATCCGTCATCCGCCGCTTTTCCGATCGTCGCCGCTTTGCTCGTGCCGGGCTCGGAGGTCGTGCTCGAAGGCGTGATGATCAATCCGCTCCGCATCGGCCTCATCACGACGCTGCGCGAGATGGGCGCCGACATCGAGACGCTCGATTCGCGCTACGAAGGCGGCGAAGACATCGCGGATCTGCGTGTTCGCGCGAGCACGCTCAAGGGAGTCGATGTGCCGGCTGAACGCGCCCCATCGATGATCGACGAATATCTCGTCCTCGCTGTCGCGGCTGCTTTCGCGACCGGTGAGACGCGCATGCGCGGCCTGAAAGAGCTGCGCGTGAAGGAGTCCGATCGTCTCGCGGCCACCGCGGACGGGTTGAAAGCGAATGGCGTCGATTGCGAGATCGACGGTGACGACCTCATCGTGCGCGGCAATGGCCGCGCCGCGCCGGGCGGCGGCACTGTCGCAACCCACATGGACCACCGCCTCGCCATGTCGTTCCTTGTCTTGGGCCTAGCGTCCGAAAAGCCCGTGACGGTCGACGACTCGACCTTCATAGCGACCAGCTTCCCGGCCTTCACGGAACTGATGCGCGGTCTTGGCGCCGAGCTGTCATGA
- the cmk gene encoding (d)CMP kinase, with the protein MIIAIDGPAASGKGTLSKKLAAQYGLPHLDTGLLYRGVAKSVIDNGAGLQDRTAAEKAAKSLNLASFDEISLKSHQVGDAASVVSAYPEVRAALVDLQHRFAAQPKGAVIDGRDIGTVICPNAEVKIFVTASPEARAERRVLELRGRGEAPDAAKILADILARDERDRNRAASPLIQADDAHLLDTTHLSIDAAFQAAIDIVEAVRAGRRA; encoded by the coding sequence ATGATCATCGCCATCGACGGACCGGCCGCCTCCGGCAAAGGCACCCTCTCGAAGAAACTGGCCGCCCAATACGGCCTTCCGCACCTGGATACCGGATTATTGTACCGTGGCGTCGCCAAGTCAGTGATCGACAACGGCGCAGGTCTCCAGGACCGAACGGCGGCCGAAAAAGCCGCAAAATCGCTCAATCTAGCGAGTTTCGACGAGATTTCGCTGAAATCGCACCAGGTTGGCGATGCTGCCTCGGTGGTTTCCGCCTATCCGGAGGTCCGGGCAGCCCTCGTCGACCTCCAGCACCGCTTCGCAGCTCAGCCGAAAGGCGCCGTAATCGACGGCCGCGACATCGGCACGGTCATCTGCCCGAATGCCGAGGTCAAAATCTTCGTCACCGCCAGCCCCGAAGCGAGGGCTGAGCGCCGTGTTTTGGAACTTCGTGGCCGCGGCGAGGCCCCGGATGCGGCTAAAATCCTCGCCGACATCCTGGCCCGCGACGAACGGGACCGGAACCGGGCTGCTTCCCCCCTCATTCAGGCGGACGACGCGCACTTGCTCGATACGACGCATTTGTCTATAGACGCGGCGTTCCAGGCAGCCATCGATATCGTCGAGGCCGTCAGGGCGGGCCGGAGAGCTTAG
- the rpsA gene encoding 30S ribosomal protein S1, translating to MATANSFSPTRDDFAAMLDESFGSGEMTEGSVIKGTVVGIEKDLAIIDVGLKTEGRVALREFMGPGRQNEIKIGDTVEVYLERVENALGEAVLSRDKARREESWGKLEKAFQANEKVTGVIFNQVKGGFTVDLDGAVAFLPRSQVDIRPIRDVGPLMNQPQPFQILKMDRRRGNIVVSRRTVLEETRAEQRQELVQNLEEGQVIDGTVKNITDYGAFVDLGGIDGLLHVTDIAWRRVNHPSEVLNIGQQVKVKIIKINHETHRISLGMKQLLDDPWQGIDAKYPLQAKFTGRVTNITDYGAFVELEPGIEGLIHVSEMSWTKKNVHPGKIVSTSQEVEVQVLEVDPVKRRISLGLKQTVRNPWESFIDKYPIGTVVEGEVKNKTEFGLFLGLDGDVDGMVHLSDLDWKKPGEQVIDDYKKGDMVRAQVLDVDVEKERISLGIKQVGGDPFAAAETSGELKKGAVITCEVTDVKEGGIDVKIIGTDLETFIKRSELARDRSEQRSERFAVGQKVDARVIQFDRKSHKVSVSIKALEISEEKEAIAQYGSSDSGASLGDILGAALKQRDKNDK from the coding sequence ATGGCTACTGCCAATTCTTTTTCGCCCACGCGCGATGACTTTGCCGCGATGCTCGACGAATCGTTCGGCTCCGGAGAAATGACTGAAGGTTCCGTCATCAAGGGAACCGTTGTCGGCATCGAGAAGGATCTTGCGATCATCGACGTCGGCTTGAAGACCGAAGGCCGTGTCGCCCTGCGCGAATTCATGGGCCCGGGCCGTCAGAACGAAATCAAGATCGGCGACACCGTCGAGGTTTACCTGGAGCGCGTCGAGAACGCGCTCGGTGAAGCCGTGCTGTCGCGCGACAAGGCACGCCGCGAAGAAAGCTGGGGCAAGCTCGAGAAGGCCTTCCAGGCCAACGAGAAGGTCACGGGCGTCATCTTCAATCAGGTCAAGGGTGGCTTCACGGTCGACCTCGACGGCGCCGTGGCGTTCCTGCCGCGCAGCCAAGTCGACATTCGTCCGATCCGCGACGTCGGCCCGCTGATGAATCAGCCGCAGCCGTTCCAGATCCTCAAGATGGATCGCCGCCGCGGCAACATCGTCGTCTCGCGCCGCACGGTGCTCGAAGAGACGCGCGCCGAACAGCGTCAGGAACTGGTGCAGAACCTCGAAGAGGGTCAGGTCATCGACGGTACCGTGAAGAACATCACGGACTACGGTGCATTCGTCGATCTCGGCGGCATCGACGGTCTCCTGCACGTCACCGACATTGCGTGGCGCCGCGTCAATCACCCGTCCGAAGTGCTCAACATCGGTCAGCAGGTGAAGGTCAAGATCATCAAGATCAACCACGAGACGCACCGCATCTCGCTCGGCATGAAGCAGCTGCTCGACGATCCGTGGCAGGGCATCGATGCCAAGTACCCGCTGCAGGCGAAGTTCACGGGCCGCGTGACCAACATCACGGACTACGGCGCATTCGTCGAACTGGAGCCGGGCATCGAAGGCCTGATCCACGTTTCGGAAATGTCGTGGACGAAGAAGAACGTTCACCCGGGCAAGATCGTTTCGACCTCGCAGGAAGTCGAAGTACAGGTGCTTGAAGTCGATCCGGTCAAGCGCCGTATTTCGCTCGGTCTCAAGCAGACCGTGCGCAATCCGTGGGAAAGCTTCATCGACAAGTACCCGATCGGCACGGTTGTCGAAGGCGAAGTCAAGAACAAGACCGAGTTCGGTCTGTTCCTCGGCCTCGACGGCGACGTGGACGGCATGGTCCATCTCTCCGACCTCGACTGGAAGAAGCCGGGCGAGCAGGTCATCGACGACTACAAGAAGGGTGACATGGTGCGTGCCCAGGTTCTCGACGTCGACGTCGAGAAGGAGCGCATCTCGCTCGGCATCAAGCAGGTCGGCGGCGATCCGTTCGCTGCTGCCGAAACGTCGGGTGAGCTCAAGAAGGGCGCAGTCATCACCTGCGAAGTGACGGACGTGAAGGAAGGCGGCATCGATGTGAAGATCATCGGCACCGACCTCGAAACCTTCATCAAGCGTTCGGAACTCGCACGCGATCGTTCGGAGCAGCGCTCGGAGCGTTTCGCGGTCGGCCAGAAGGTCGATGCCCGCGTCATCCAGTTCGATCGCAAGTCGCACAAGGTCAGCGTCTCGATCAAGGCACTGGAAATCTCGGAAGAGAAGGAAGCGATCGCGCAGTACGGCTCGTCCGACTCGGGCGCGTCGCTCGGCGACATTCTCGGCGCCGCCCTCAAGCAGCGCGACAAGAACGACAAGTAA
- the sppA gene encoding signal peptide peptidase SppA codes for MSLEADAIVDRRRMRRKLTFWRVVAVVFAIGAIVALSTRLFLASGERGGAYVARVKIQGVIRNDDERTEALDRLAKSNAKAVIVRIDSPGGTVAGSEQLYDSLRKVAAAKPTVVVVDGLAASGGYIAAMASDQIFALDTSLVGSIGVLFQLPNVSKLLNTVGVNVETVRSAPLKAAPNGLEPTSPEARAALESLVQDSFDWFKTLVQTRRSLDPAQLTQASDGRVFTGRQAIALKLIDRIGNEQTAREWLAVEKKVPASTRIRDWKLKARLGDMSFLHLATVGALDALGFGSAARWVEGHGVVQAIDRANLDGLLALWHPSVN; via the coding sequence ATGTCACTCGAAGCAGATGCGATCGTTGATCGCCGCCGCATGCGGCGCAAATTGACCTTCTGGCGCGTCGTCGCGGTTGTGTTCGCGATCGGCGCCATCGTTGCGCTCTCGACGCGCCTGTTCTTGGCGAGCGGCGAGCGAGGCGGCGCTTATGTCGCACGCGTGAAGATCCAGGGCGTGATCCGCAACGACGACGAACGCACCGAGGCGCTCGACCGCCTGGCGAAATCGAACGCCAAAGCCGTCATCGTCCGCATCGACAGCCCCGGCGGCACCGTCGCGGGATCCGAGCAGCTTTACGACTCGCTGCGTAAGGTCGCCGCGGCCAAGCCGACCGTCGTGGTCGTCGATGGTCTTGCGGCGTCCGGTGGCTACATCGCCGCGATGGCGAGCGACCAAATCTTCGCACTCGACACGTCGCTGGTCGGATCGATCGGCGTTCTATTCCAACTTCCGAATGTGTCTAAGCTGCTCAACACCGTCGGCGTGAATGTCGAGACGGTGCGCTCCGCCCCGCTGAAAGCCGCGCCGAATGGCCTTGAGCCAACAAGCCCGGAAGCGCGCGCAGCACTCGAGTCACTGGTCCAAGACTCCTTCGACTGGTTTAAGACACTCGTCCAAACGCGCCGCAGCCTCGATCCCGCACAACTGACGCAAGCGTCAGATGGACGCGTCTTCACCGGCCGTCAGGCCATCGCGTTGAAGCTGATCGACCGCATCGGAAACGAGCAAACCGCGCGCGAATGGCTCGCGGTGGAGAAGAAAGTGCCAGCCAGCACCCGAATTCGCGATTGGAAGCTCAAAGCACGCCTCGGCGACATGTCATTTTTGCATCTTGCAACCGTCGGCGCGCTCGACGCGCTTGGTTTTGGCAGTGCAGCACGTTGGGTCGAGGGCCACGGAGTTGTTCAAGCAATCGACCGTGCAAACCTTGACGGTCTGTTGGCGCTTTGGCACCCTTCGGTTAATTAA
- a CDS encoding integration host factor subunit beta, whose translation MIKSELVQRISAQNPHLYQRDVENIVNAILDEIINAMARGDRVELRGFGAFSVKARPARTGRNPRTGEHVAVNEKSVPFFKTGKEMRERLNKDNPEAANDDSDDE comes from the coding sequence ATGATCAAGTCCGAATTGGTTCAACGGATCTCTGCGCAGAACCCGCACCTTTATCAGCGTGACGTCGAGAACATCGTCAACGCGATATTGGATGAGATCATCAACGCGATGGCACGAGGAGACCGCGTTGAATTGCGCGGCTTCGGCGCGTTCTCCGTCAAAGCACGCCCTGCACGAACGGGACGCAATCCGCGGACCGGCGAACATGTTGCCGTCAACGAGAAGAGCGTGCCGTTCTTCAAGACAGGCAAAGAGATGCGCGAGCGTCTCAACAAGGACAACCCTGAAGCGGCCAACGACGACAGCGACGACGAGTGA
- a CDS encoding lipopolysaccharide assembly protein LapA domain-containing protein, whose amino-acid sequence MLRKLFMMFVVVPLGIIFVVFAVANRHFVTVSLDPFGEAAPELSVTVPLFILIILLMVVGVLIGSLATWISQGRWRKAARQSESELRALRVERDALQPEVKRNEVPLLPPPVV is encoded by the coding sequence ATGTTACGCAAGCTTTTCATGATGTTCGTGGTGGTGCCGCTCGGCATCATCTTTGTGGTGTTCGCCGTAGCGAACCGCCACTTCGTGACGGTCTCGCTCGATCCGTTCGGCGAAGCCGCTCCCGAACTCTCGGTCACGGTTCCACTTTTCATCCTCATCATTCTGCTGATGGTCGTCGGTGTATTGATCGGCAGCCTCGCGACATGGATCAGCCAAGGCCGTTGGCGCAAAGCCGCGCGCCAAAGCGAATCCGAATTGCGCGCGTTGCGTGTCGAGCGCGATGCATTGCAACCAGAAGTGAAGCGCAACGAAGTGCCGCTGTTGCCGCCGCCGGTCGTTTGA
- a CDS encoding ornithine cyclodeaminase family protein, with protein MRIITAQEVAATLTFPALIAALSSAFRGNFTVPVRHHHTLDRPTDNATLLLMPAWGAGRDGTPYVGTKMVTVFPENVARGEPSVYGNYFLLAGDSGAPLAVIDGPELTAWRTAAASALAAKSLAHEDASHLTMIGAGALAAKLVRAHASVRPIRRVTLWNRGRERAEQLAHALRDGDFAITIADDREAAVRDADIVSCATLTRTPLIEGAWLKPGAHVDLVGGFTPEMREADDETIRRAGIYVDTRAGATKEAGDIVQPLVSGLLKIEDIRGDLFDLSRGKASGRKNKDEITLFKSVGTAIEDLAAAILLWEQISVA; from the coding sequence ATGCGCATCATCACGGCGCAAGAAGTAGCAGCAACACTGACGTTTCCGGCGCTTATCGCGGCGCTCTCTTCAGCGTTTCGCGGCAACTTCACGGTGCCCGTCCGCCATCATCACACGCTCGATCGGCCGACCGACAACGCGACGTTGTTGCTGATGCCCGCATGGGGCGCGGGGCGTGACGGCACGCCCTATGTCGGCACCAAGATGGTGACGGTGTTCCCCGAAAACGTCGCGCGCGGCGAGCCTTCGGTTTACGGCAACTACTTCCTGCTCGCCGGCGACAGCGGTGCACCGCTCGCCGTCATCGACGGACCCGAGCTCACCGCATGGCGCACTGCGGCTGCCTCGGCACTGGCGGCAAAAAGTCTAGCGCACGAGGATGCATCGCATCTCACGATGATCGGCGCCGGTGCGCTCGCGGCGAAACTTGTGCGCGCACATGCGAGCGTCCGGCCGATCCGCCGCGTTACGTTGTGGAACCGCGGCCGCGAGCGCGCCGAACAACTCGCACACGCGCTGCGCGACGGAGATTTCGCGATCACCATCGCGGACGATCGAGAAGCTGCCGTGCGCGATGCCGACATTGTCTCCTGCGCGACGCTGACGCGCACGCCGCTGATCGAAGGCGCGTGGCTTAAGCCCGGTGCGCATGTCGATCTCGTCGGCGGCTTCACGCCCGAGATGCGCGAGGCCGACGACGAGACGATCCGCCGTGCCGGGATTTACGTCGACACGCGCGCGGGCGCGACCAAAGAAGCCGGCGACATCGTGCAGCCGCTCGTCTCCGGCCTACTCAAAATCGAAGATATTCGCGGCGACCTTTTCGACCTTTCTCGCGGCAAAGCGTCGGGCCGGAAAAACAAAGACGAGATAACGCTTTTCAAATCCGTCGGCACCGCGATCGAGGATTTGGCCGCCGCGATCCTGCTCTGGGAGCAGATCTCCGTCGCTTGA
- a CDS encoding amidohydrolase family protein: protein MISRRTILAGLGATALTATARNAAFAQDTKQLVIDAHGHFTTEPKSFLDWRLAQIAGLKDPSQKPSPASLKITDDQLREAVQPQLKFQRDRGTDVAIFSPRASGMGHHIGNAETSADWSRLCNELIYRITQLMPENFIGVGQLPQSPGVDPKNCIEELERCVKQYGFVGVNLNPDPSGGFWKDPPLTDRYWYPVYEKLSELDVPAMIHVSASANANFHATGAHYIAADTAAFMQFIQGDLFKDFPKLRVIIPHGGGAVPFHWGRYRGLAQDMKKPPLEEHLLKNVFFDTCVYHQAGIDMMFRVIPVENIIFASEMVGAVRGIDPQSGHHFDDTKKYIDKLNLSAEDRRKVLEGNARRVYGLDRTAFMKKRG from the coding sequence ATGATTTCTCGGCGAACGATATTGGCTGGCCTCGGCGCGACCGCTCTCACGGCGACGGCGCGAAACGCGGCCTTCGCGCAGGACACCAAACAACTCGTGATCGACGCGCACGGCCATTTCACGACCGAACCGAAGAGTTTTCTCGATTGGCGTCTGGCGCAAATCGCGGGTCTCAAGGATCCAAGCCAGAAGCCTTCCCCGGCGAGCCTGAAGATCACCGACGATCAGTTACGCGAAGCCGTCCAGCCGCAGCTCAAATTCCAGCGCGACCGCGGCACCGACGTTGCGATCTTCTCGCCGCGCGCCTCCGGCATGGGCCATCACATCGGCAACGCCGAGACTAGCGCCGATTGGTCTCGGCTGTGCAACGAGTTGATCTACCGCATCACCCAACTGATGCCGGAGAACTTCATCGGCGTGGGCCAATTGCCGCAATCGCCTGGCGTCGACCCGAAGAATTGCATCGAAGAACTGGAGCGCTGCGTGAAGCAGTACGGGTTCGTCGGCGTTAATCTCAATCCGGACCCGAGCGGCGGGTTCTGGAAAGATCCGCCGCTGACCGATCGTTATTGGTATCCGGTCTACGAGAAGCTCTCGGAACTCGACGTGCCGGCAATGATCCACGTCAGCGCCTCCGCGAATGCAAACTTCCATGCCACCGGCGCGCACTACATCGCGGCCGACACCGCCGCCTTCATGCAGTTCATCCAGGGCGATCTCTTCAAGGATTTCCCGAAGCTCCGCGTCATCATCCCGCACGGCGGCGGCGCGGTGCCGTTCCACTGGGGCCGATACCGCGGTCTCGCTCAGGATATGAAGAAGCCGCCGCTCGAAGAGCACTTGCTCAAGAACGTGTTTTTCGACACCTGCGTCTATCACCAGGCCGGCATCGACATGATGTTCCGCGTCATACCGGTCGAGAACATCATTTTCGCGTCCGAGATGGTCGGCGCCGTGCGCGGCATCGATCCGCAGAGCGGCCACCACTTCGACGACACCAAGAAATACATCGATAAACTCAACCTCTCGGCCGAAGACCGCCGCAAGGTGCTCGAAGGCAATGCCCGTCGTGTCTATGGGCTGGATCGCACCGCCTTCATGAAGAAGCGCGGCTGA
- a CDS encoding phosphoribosylanthranilate isomerase: MSTIVKICGLKTLDTLDTALDAGADMVGFVFFPKSPRNIGLADAARFIAHASGHAETVALVVDADDASIASILDEAKPDWLQLHGSETPERVAEIRKSSGKRVMKALPIATAADLAAIPAFEAVADRLLFDAKPPKDATRPGGLGVPFDWNLLHGVETKVPFMLSGGLDPDNVAEALRITHAPGVDVSSGVERAPGEKDPDRIRAFIRAARGVT; this comes from the coding sequence ATGTCCACCATAGTCAAGATCTGCGGGCTGAAGACCCTCGATACGCTCGACACCGCGCTCGATGCCGGCGCCGACATGGTCGGATTCGTTTTCTTTCCGAAGAGCCCCCGCAACATCGGGCTCGCCGACGCCGCCCGCTTCATCGCCCACGCGAGTGGTCATGCCGAGACGGTCGCGCTGGTGGTCGACGCCGACGACGCCTCCATCGCCTCGATCCTGGACGAAGCAAAGCCGGACTGGCTCCAGCTGCACGGCTCTGAAACGCCGGAACGGGTCGCAGAAATCCGCAAATCGAGCGGAAAACGCGTCATGAAGGCGCTGCCGATCGCGACTGCGGCCGATCTAGCGGCAATTCCGGCTTTCGAGGCCGTCGCCGACCGCCTACTTTTCGACGCCAAGCCGCCGAAGGATGCCACCCGTCCGGGCGGTCTCGGGGTGCCGTTCGACTGGAATTTGCTGCACGGGGTTGAAACCAAGGTGCCCTTCATGCTGTCTGGCGGCCTAGACCCCGACAATGTCGCTGAAGCGCTTCGCATCACGCACGCACCGGGCGTCGACGTCTCGTCCGGTGTCGAACGCGCGCCTGGCGAGAAAGACCCCGATCGCATCCGGGCTTTCATCCGGGCGGCGCGGGGCGTGACCTGA
- the trpB gene encoding tryptophan synthase subunit beta, with protein sequence MNVSPTPNSFRNGPDERGHFGMHGGRFVAETLMPLIHELEAAYNDAKKDPAFKREMTHHLKHYVGRPSPIYFAERLTEEIGGAKIYLKREDLNHTGAHKVNNVLGQIMLARRMGKKRIIAETGAGMHGVATATLCAKFGLECIVYMGAVDIERQRPNMMRMNALGAKVVPVTSGSSTLKDAMNEALRDWVTNVGSTFYCIGTVAGPHPYPAMVRDFQCVIGDEVRVQMQEAEGRLPDSLIACIGGGSNAMGLFHPFLDDASVEIYGVEAAGHGLDKLHAASIAGGRPGVLHGNRTYLLMDKDGQIEEAHSISAGLDYPGIGPEHAWLHDVGRVNFLSATDDEAVEAFQQLCRIEGIIPALESAHALAKVPEIAAKKPKDHLMVVNLSGRGDKDLDSVAARLGGKI encoded by the coding sequence ATGAACGTTTCGCCGACCCCGAATTCTTTCCGCAACGGCCCGGACGAGCGCGGCCACTTCGGCATGCATGGCGGACGCTTCGTTGCCGAAACGCTGATGCCGCTCATCCACGAGCTCGAGGCGGCGTACAACGACGCGAAGAAGGATCCGGCGTTCAAGCGCGAGATGACGCACCATCTCAAGCATTATGTCGGCCGTCCCTCGCCGATCTATTTTGCCGAACGCCTGACCGAGGAAATCGGCGGCGCGAAAATTTACCTGAAGCGCGAAGACCTCAATCACACCGGCGCGCACAAGGTGAACAACGTGCTCGGCCAGATCATGCTGGCGCGGCGCATGGGCAAGAAGCGTATCATCGCCGAGACCGGTGCCGGCATGCATGGCGTTGCGACCGCAACGCTCTGCGCGAAGTTCGGCCTCGAATGCATTGTTTACATGGGCGCCGTCGATATCGAGCGGCAGCGCCCGAACATGATGCGCATGAACGCGCTCGGCGCGAAGGTCGTTCCGGTCACATCCGGTTCGAGCACGCTGAAAGACGCGATGAATGAAGCGCTGCGCGATTGGGTGACCAACGTCGGCTCGACCTTCTACTGCATCGGTACTGTCGCGGGCCCGCATCCCTACCCCGCCATGGTGCGCGACTTTCAATGCGTCATCGGCGATGAAGTGCGCGTGCAGATGCAGGAGGCCGAAGGCCGCCTTCCGGACTCGCTGATCGCCTGCATCGGCGGCGGCTCCAATGCGATGGGCCTCTTCCACCCCTTCCTCGATGACGCAAGCGTCGAAATCTACGGCGTGGAAGCCGCCGGCCATGGCCTCGATAAGTTGCACGCAGCGTCGATCGCCGGCGGACGTCCGGGCGTGCTGCACGGCAACCGCACGTATCTGTTGATGGATAAGGACGGCCAGATCGAGGAAGCGCACTCGATCTCCGCCGGTCTCGACTATCCGGGTATCGGCCCCGAACACGCGTGGCTACACGATGTCGGCCGCGTCAATTTCCTCTCGGCGACGGACGACGAAGCCGTCGAGGCTTTCCAGCAGCTCTGCCGCATCGAAGGCATCATCCCGGCTCTCGAAAGCGCCCACGCGCTTGCCAAGGTGCCGGAGATCGCAGCCAAGAAACCGAAGGATCACTTGATGGTGGTCAACCTCTCGGGCCGCGGCGACAAGGACCTCGACTCGGTCGCCGCCCGGCTCGGAGGCAAAATTTAA
- the trpA gene encoding tryptophan synthase subunit alpha: MTTRIDTRLADLKAQGRAALVTFLTAGDPDPKLSLEILRALPKAGADMIELGMPFTDPMADGPAIQASSQRALKGGATLAKTLDMVRTFRKDEAATPIILMGYYNPIYIYGVDKFLADAKDAGVDGLIVVDLPPEEDEELCLPALKAGLNFIRLATPTTDDKRLPAVLANTSGFVYYVSITGITGTAKPDANAVAKAVARIKGHTKLPVAVGFGVRTAEDARAIASKADGVVVGSALIDALKGTLDAEGRGNGKTVSAVTSLVSSLAEGVRSARSA; encoded by the coding sequence ATGACCACCCGCATCGACACCCGCCTCGCCGACCTCAAGGCGCAAGGCCGCGCCGCGCTCGTGACCTTCCTCACCGCCGGCGATCCGGACCCAAAACTTTCGCTCGAAATCCTCCGCGCTCTGCCGAAGGCAGGCGCCGATATGATCGAGCTTGGCATGCCGTTCACCGACCCGATGGCGGACGGCCCGGCGATCCAAGCGTCCTCGCAACGCGCGCTGAAAGGCGGCGCGACACTCGCCAAGACACTCGACATGGTGCGCACCTTCCGCAAGGACGAAGCCGCCACCCCGATCATTCTGATGGGCTACTACAACCCGATCTACATATACGGCGTCGACAAGTTTCTCGCCGACGCGAAGGATGCCGGCGTCGACGGCCTCATCGTCGTCGATCTGCCGCCCGAGGAAGACGAGGAGCTTTGCCTCCCGGCGCTCAAAGCCGGCCTCAACTTCATTCGCCTCGCAACGCCGACGACAGACGACAAGCGTTTGCCGGCCGTGCTCGCGAACACATCCGGTTTCGTCTACTACGTCTCGATCACCGGCATCACCGGCACGGCAAAGCCTGACGCGAATGCGGTGGCCAAAGCCGTTGCGCGCATCAAAGGCCACACGAAGCTTCCGGTTGCGGTCGGCTTCGGCGTACGCACCGCCGAGGACGCGCGCGCGATCGCGTCGAAGGCGGACGGAGTCGTCGTCGGCTCCGCATTGATCGATGCTCTGAAGGGAACGCTCGATGCCGAAGGCCGCGGCAACGGCAAAACCGTGAGTGCAGTAACGAGCCTCGTGTCCAGCCTCGCCGAAGGTGTGCGCAGCGCTCGTTCGGCTTGA